GTTGATCGAAAAATCCCGCCAATGGATGATTGCCTCGGGGCTGTTGGTAATTGTCAGGGTGTTGTCCTGAGCGGCCAGGGAGACCCGGCCGCTCACCACCTGGCTGCCGGAAGGAAGGGCCAGGGTCTGGTGTGGGTATAGCAGGAGCAGGACGGTTGCAAGAAAAAGCTTTGTTGCCATGGGGCAACCTTTATTGTTCCTCTGTTGAGCCGCTCTCATTATAATTTCCTCCAGGTGACAGGAAAGCACTGGTGCGGCCCGAGGCAGGAGAAATGTTGCGGCCGCGCTGGATCAACCGGCAAACCAAATCATGATCCTTCTAATTATGAAACTTCGGCACCTCTGTCAACCAGAATTCCGGATTATGGATCAAGGGATGAGGGTCCCGGAAGTTGTCCATGTTTTTGTTTGAGACAAAAAAAGCGGGGCACCGGGTGCCCCGCTTTGTTAAACTAAAGATGTTGTTGTTGGTCACTTGACGGCTATCTTCCTGGGTTTCTTTTCCTCGGGCTTTTCCACCGTGATGGTCAGAACCCCGTCCTTGTACTCGGCCGCGATCTTGTTCGGGTCTGCTTCGGCCGGCAGGGTGAATGAACGCTGAAACGTTCCGTAGAACCTTTCGCGCCGGTGGTAGGTCTCGTCCTTTTCCTCCTTGTCCACTGTTTTTTCGCCCTTGAGCGTCAGCACCCCGTGTTCAACGTCAACCGTGATGT
This portion of the Desulfobacterales bacterium genome encodes:
- a CDS encoding Hsp20/alpha crystallin family protein translates to MQLVRRSPGADLFGLQNHMNRLFNEFFLPEDRDKEGLSAVAWHPTVDIYEKEDKIVIKAELPGVDKKNITVDVEHGVLTLKGEKTVDKEEKDETYHRRERFYGTFQRSFTLPAEADPNKIAAEYKDGVLTITVEKPEEKKPRKIAVK